The Deinococcus carri genome segment TGAGAGGGGGGAGGGAGTGGGTTGAGGGACTATTGTGACTTACGGCAGATTTGTGGCTGGGCTGGCCGCTGTGTGGTTCCGTGCGGTCACTCGTAGCCCAGTTCGCGCAGGGCCTCCTCGTCCTCGCGCCAGCCGGGAATCACGATCACTTCGAGGCCCAGGTAGACCTTGCGGTTCAGGAAGACTTCGAGCTGCTTGCGGGCCGCCTGGCCGATCTCGCGCAGCATCTTGCCGCCCGCGCCGATCACCATGCCCTTGTGGGCGTTTTTCTCCACGACGATCTCGGCCTCGATGCGTTGGAGGCCGTCCTCGCGCTCGGTCCAGCTCGTCACGCGGGTGGCGACGGCGTAGGGCAGCTCGTCGCGCAGCTTCTTCATGGCCTCCTCGCGGATGATCTCGGCGGCCCACTGCTCGCGGCTCTGGTCGCTGGCGCTGCCACGCGGGTAGAAGAAGGGATTTTCGGGCAGCGCGTCCAGCACCTGCTCGCGCAGCGTGGCGACGGCCTCGGGGCTGTTCTGGGCGCTGAGCATCACCTCGCCCGTCTCGGCGGTGCGGCCCTCCAGCAGCGCGCGGTAGAGCTTCATGGCCTCGTCGGGATACTTGGCGGCGTCGGTCTTGTTGCCCACCAGAAAGAGGGGCTTGGGCAGGTCGCGCACCTGCCGGGCCACCAGCTCGTCTTCCTCGGTGGGCGGGTGGCGCAGGTCGGCCACCCAGAGAATCGCGTCCACATCGGCCAGTGCGCTGTGAACCTCCTGGTTCATGTACTTGCCCAGCGCGTCCTTGGGCTTGTGCAGGCCCGGCGTGTCCACGAAGACAATCTGGTGCGTGTCGGTGGTGTGGATGCCGCGCACGCCCCGGCGG includes the following:
- the era gene encoding GTPase Era, coding for MTDLPSPTPDASDPQTHSGFVAIVGKPNVGKSTLLNAFLNTKVAPTSPRPQTTRRGVRGIHTTDTHQIVFVDTPGLHKPKDALGKYMNQEVHSALADVDAILWVADLRHPPTEEDELVARQVRDLPKPLFLVGNKTDAAKYPDEAMKLYRALLEGRTAETGEVMLSAQNSPEAVATLREQVLDALPENPFFYPRGSASDQSREQWAAEIIREEAMKKLRDELPYAVATRVTSWTEREDGLQRIEAEIVVEKNAHKGMVIGAGGKMLREIGQAARKQLEVFLNRKVYLGLEVIVIPGWREDEEALRELGYE